A region from the Anoplolepis gracilipes chromosome 2, ASM4749672v1, whole genome shotgun sequence genome encodes:
- the LOC140676265 gene encoding LOW QUALITY PROTEIN: uncharacterized protein (The sequence of the model RefSeq protein was modified relative to this genomic sequence to represent the inferred CDS: substituted 1 base at 1 genomic stop codon), translating into MDTSKVRQRHEYGTCLCFSVMGRRKFRISICAINSPETGDVSSIMSAKRKYSATSTKDFKNAFPSRQDKNPIASTISSNSINIVKDYMRNEFIIIQDDPLQKIDYCGFPYYRSNKTDGFQDAILVKDVGVSCNLLNNNEIDSDILSISGVESYLVRQLKLEYNELSSITKKINAYTKDILNTLASKSRKKDQILQKLHVASKHVITSQCKNEIGNPCLKLRFFNNTERKYQASKIDIDKNFSEKEIIKGKTHGNVYXKNNRKIRKSRMELDKALVKEFFEPSPKYEDVLLCNYLITKGEKVPGNTSSKASLRKTENFTLSDRLCKNRVADKTRESFYTSKCNPAVLTNWREVSRRKSPLKLSASRDA; encoded by the exons atGGATACATCTAAAGTGCGACAAAGACACGAGTACGGTACCTGTTTGTGTTTCTCGGTGATGGGCCGAAGAAAGTTCAGGATCTCG ATATGCGCAATTAATTCCCCGGAAACGGGCGATGTATCTAGTATTATGTCGGCGAAGAGAAAATATTCAGCGACTTCCACGAAGGATTTCAAGAATGCTTTCCCTTCACGACAGGATAAAAATCCAATTGCTTCAACAATATCATCGAATTCGATTAATATCGTAAAAGATTATATGCGTAATGAATTCATAATAATACAGGACGATCCCTTGCAAAAAATCGATTATTGCGGATTTCCCTATTATag AAGTAATAAAACTGACGGTTTTCAAGATGCCATCCTAGTCAAGGATGTAGGAGTATCCtgtaatcttttaaataataatgagatcGATTCTGATATATTATCGATTTCGGGAGTTGAAAGTTACCTCGTCAGACAACTTAAACTCGAGTACAACGAATTATCGAGTATCACGAAAAAGATAAATGCGTACaccaaagatattttaaataccttAGCATcgaaaagcagaaaaaaagatcaaattcTACAAAAACTG CACGTAGCATCGAAGCATGTAATAACATCACAgtgtaaaaatgaaattggAAATCCCTGtttaaaattgagattttttaacaatacgGAGAGAAAATATCAAGCATCAAAAAttgatatcgataaaaatttttctgagaaagaaattattaaaggaAAAACGCACGGTAACGTATATTAaa aaaataatagaaagatCAGAAAATCACGCATGGAACTTGATAAAGCTTtggtaaaagaatttttcgaaCCATCACCGAAATACGAGGACGTATTACTTTGCAATTATTTGATAACGAAGGGAGAGAAAGTACCTGGCAACACGTCATCGAAGGCATCTTTACGTAAAACCGAAAATTTCACGCTGTCGGACAGATTGTGCAAGAACCGTGTCGCTGATAAAACTCGCGAGTCCTTTTATACAAGCAAATGTAATCCTGCTGTGCTTACCAATTGGCGGGAAGTATCTAGACGAAAGTCTCCATTAAAACTTTCGGCAAGTCGTGATGCATAG
- the LOC140662766 gene encoding leucine-rich melanocyte differentiation-associated protein, with protein sequence MCNMAGYSQQDFNRSALALDNGRAWYTGQRAEKIPNGLVGVIGHNCIGLDLSYNELTTVSGVKDFERLQELILDNNNLDNLKTLPCISTLTTLSLNNNKISNIDKALDQIRECCPNIEYVSLLGNPGCPDQLTNPTSTDEDDYERYRLYAIHTLPPSLRFLDSRKVTQQERLNAKTRGRYSRTIKLVPELIRKFVPSSRQASNEFDDVYFNIHYTPLPNSLRTPQDHRGAYGKCKYRYSGKNSEGNRFISNNDL encoded by the exons ATGTGCAACATGGCGGGTTATAGTCAGCAAGACTTTAACAGGAGCGCGTTGGCACTTGATAATGGACGg GCTTGGTACACCGGGCAAAGAGCCGAAAAGATTCCTAATGGATTGGTGGGAGTCATAGGTCACAATTGTATCGGATTGGATCTTTCCTACAACGAACTGACCACCGTTTCCGGCGTAAAGGACTTCGAACGACTTCAAGAATTGATCCTGGACAATAATAATCTTGACAATCTCAAAACGCTACCGTGTATTTCAACTTTGACTACGTTGAGTTTAAACAATAACAAG atatccaACATCGACAAAGCCCTCGACCAGATACGAGAATGCTGTCCTAATATAGAGTACGTAAGCCTCCTGGGCAATCCCGGATGTCCTGATCAGCTCACTAATCCCACGTCCACCGATGAAGACGATTATGAGCGTTACAGGCTTTATGCCATCCACACTTTACCTCCGAGTCTTCGTTTTCTAGACTCGCGAAAAGTCACTCAGCAGGAGAGACTAAACGCCAAGACTCGTGGCAGGTACTCCAGGACGATCAAGCTGGTGCCAGAACTGATACGCAAGTTTGTACCTAGTTCGAGGCAAGCTAGCAACGAGTTCGACGATGTATACTTTAACATCCATTACACACCCTTGCCGAACTCGCTGCGTACTCCTCAGGATCACAGGG GTGCATACGGAAAGTGCAAGTATCGATACTCCGGCAAGAATTCGGAAGGCAATCGCTTCATCTCGAATAATGATCTCTAA
- the LOC140676357 gene encoding uncharacterized protein isoform X2, producing MVSDNYEQNRIWKNIKLNDEPYMICFTKKNESWEVLLTNLIEIWMETLTDETILHKFKTLNPLLNLEAIDWKQLVMDMLNDIPKYIHTYTVELSTYRIELRKDQDFVKSRFSLDLLKEMPQQLWKNVTMPLCLSSMELARRYEILLDLVKQKDEEITEYKAEGAELIRKYIATKPFSEELFHVDTTAPTATDFVKTFQSMFHFYNKISLSTPHVKIEPRISLNGESDNNSPKIDENTFPKSKDEFVQKLKQDKSDKQVYSNIKECEQEAGPSSKAPILKINSTSHRIHKLKKNKKTLNDFIS from the exons ATGGTTTCGGACAACTATGAGCAAAACagaatttggaaaaatattaagcTAAACGATGAACCTTACATGATTTGTTTCACAAAGAAGAACGAATCATGGGAAGTTCTTTTAACGAATCTAATAGAAATTTGGATGGAGACTCTGACAGATGAAACTATACTCCACAAATTCAAG ACCTTGAATCCTCTCTTAAATCTTGAAGCTATTGATTGGAAGCAACTGGTAATGGATATGTTGAATGATATTCccaagtatatacatacatatactgtAGAACTTTCCACATACCGAATAGAGCTGCGAAAGGATCAAGATTTTGTAAAATCGAGATTCTCGTTAGATCTTCTTAAAGAAATGCCGCAACAGCTTTGGAAGAATGTGACTATGCCTCTCTGTTTGTCATCGATGGAACTGGCTCGCCGGTATGAGATTCTGCTGGATCTagtaaaacaaaaagatgAAGAAATCACAGAGTATAAAGCAGAAGGTGCAGAGTTGATTAGAA agtaTATTGCTACAAAACCATTCAGTGAAGAATTGTTTCACGTTGACACTACTGCACCAACTGCTActgattttgtaaaaactttCCAATCCATGttccatttttataataaaataagcttATCAACGCCACATGTGAAGATAGAACCTAGAATATCTTTGAACGGTGAAAG tgatAATAATTCTCCAAAGATTGATGAAAATACCTTTCCCAAGTCTAAAGATGAATTTGTACAGAAACTAAAACAAGACAAGTCTGATAAGCAAGtttattcaaatatcaaaGAATGCGAACAAGAAGCAGGTCCCTCCAGCAAAGCTCCAATTCTGAAAATAAACAGCACATCTCACAGAATACATAAactaaagaagaataaaaaaaccttgaatgattttatatcatag
- the LOC140676357 gene encoding uncharacterized protein isoform X1 — protein sequence MTRNHDINMVSDNYEQNRIWKNIKLNDEPYMICFTKKNESWEVLLTNLIEIWMETLTDETILHKFKTLNPLLNLEAIDWKQLVMDMLNDIPKYIHTYTVELSTYRIELRKDQDFVKSRFSLDLLKEMPQQLWKNVTMPLCLSSMELARRYEILLDLVKQKDEEITEYKAEGAELIRKYIATKPFSEELFHVDTTAPTATDFVKTFQSMFHFYNKISLSTPHVKIEPRISLNGESDNNSPKIDENTFPKSKDEFVQKLKQDKSDKQVYSNIKECEQEAGPSSKAPILKINSTSHRIHKLKKNKKTLNDFIS from the exons Atg ACTAGGAATCACGATATAAATATGGTTTCGGACAACTATGAGCAAAACagaatttggaaaaatattaagcTAAACGATGAACCTTACATGATTTGTTTCACAAAGAAGAACGAATCATGGGAAGTTCTTTTAACGAATCTAATAGAAATTTGGATGGAGACTCTGACAGATGAAACTATACTCCACAAATTCAAG ACCTTGAATCCTCTCTTAAATCTTGAAGCTATTGATTGGAAGCAACTGGTAATGGATATGTTGAATGATATTCccaagtatatacatacatatactgtAGAACTTTCCACATACCGAATAGAGCTGCGAAAGGATCAAGATTTTGTAAAATCGAGATTCTCGTTAGATCTTCTTAAAGAAATGCCGCAACAGCTTTGGAAGAATGTGACTATGCCTCTCTGTTTGTCATCGATGGAACTGGCTCGCCGGTATGAGATTCTGCTGGATCTagtaaaacaaaaagatgAAGAAATCACAGAGTATAAAGCAGAAGGTGCAGAGTTGATTAGAA agtaTATTGCTACAAAACCATTCAGTGAAGAATTGTTTCACGTTGACACTACTGCACCAACTGCTActgattttgtaaaaactttCCAATCCATGttccatttttataataaaataagcttATCAACGCCACATGTGAAGATAGAACCTAGAATATCTTTGAACGGTGAAAG tgatAATAATTCTCCAAAGATTGATGAAAATACCTTTCCCAAGTCTAAAGATGAATTTGTACAGAAACTAAAACAAGACAAGTCTGATAAGCAAGtttattcaaatatcaaaGAATGCGAACAAGAAGCAGGTCCCTCCAGCAAAGCTCCAATTCTGAAAATAAACAGCACATCTCACAGAATACATAAactaaagaagaataaaaaaaccttgaatgattttatatcatag